In Lycium ferocissimum isolate CSIRO_LF1 chromosome 7, AGI_CSIRO_Lferr_CH_V1, whole genome shotgun sequence, the sequence TAATCTCTTTGGAGCAAAAAGGTCATAGAGATAgaatttaaacaattttttcttctaacttcaatttttccttcctttttgcAATGGTAGCATCTTCCAAAGTCATTCTGCAACATGCATTTACCCAGTCATGATACCACTGTCATTTTGGTTGATGAATGGGGCAATGAGTACAAGACAAGTTATCTTCTAGAAAGGAATGGCTTAAGTGCTGGTTGGAGAGGATTTTCCATCTCTCACAGACTCATTAAAGGAGATATTTTGATTTTTCGCTTGATTGAGCCTTGCAAAATGAAGGTAACCTTTTAAAATCGTGACACCTACATAGTTAAGCCTAAATTGTTCTTGATATTGGAGGAATAGAGATATTTTTGTTTCATCATAATAAAGATGACCTCTTAGACATGCTTGTAATTTTACTTTTAATGTTTGTTATATTGAGTTTGGTAAAGAGGTATCTATAACAATTGTTCGAGATTTGAAAAGTAGAATAGTTAATTGATAGGATGTCATATTAAGTTTAAATAACATTAACAAACTACTTTATAttggttataaaaaaataatgctAGCTTCATATCAGTTTGCCTTATTGGGGAGAGGGGAATTTTCACCTAAAGGAATTGGACAGGGGGAGTGTCAAAAATGTGAAGTTGTTTAACCTTAACTTATGGTGTTATATGAGGCTAGGGATTGTTTGTTACACGGCTGCCAGACTGTTAGATTCAATAATGGCTTTTAAAATGCTGACAATGTTGTCTTGTCATGAAATTAGATAAAGACTACAGAGGAATATAGGCAACATGGGTTGGTGGGCAAAGCTTCTACGAGTGTCTTGGTTACAAAATACAACTTACAAGTAGAAGCTGCAAATCTGGATTTCCTCCATCTTACTAAAAAGGGAagcccggtgcacaaagcatcctgCATTAGCAGGTCCAGGAAAGGGCCACACCCcaaggggtgtgatgtagacagCCTACCCTAATGCAAGCGTTAGTGGCTGCTTCCActgctcgaacccgtgacctataggtcacactGAGACAACATTAATGTTGCCCCAAGGCTCCCTTCTAATGGGCTTAAATTGGTTTGCGTCAGATTGGCCTATGGACCTTAGTGCGAATgctttttgttcctttttcccATGGACACATCTGTTTTGAAAAGGATAAATTAGTTGAGCCTGATAAGTTTCTAACAGTGGCAGCAGCTCTTTGTTCTCCATGTTCATTTCAAAATATCATTCTAGTGAATTGTCACGACTGATCTTGTTTGTCGGATATATATAATGGATCTGATGGACGAAAAGATTGTTGACCACCGAACCCGTTGTCCCCAATGCTACAACAACAAGGGTCCAATTTGCCAATGTGCCCTATTTGTTGTTGGCTATTGGCAAATAAAAGTTTATATAGTGAAATCCATTTTTGACTATGGATTTTGGCCAAGAAGGGTCAACGTTGCTAACAAGTTAGGGGGTAAAACTCTGGATAAATTCTGCTTCTTGTAAAATTGAGGTCGTAGAATATGATAATTTAACTGGCTACTGATTGAATATCTTGTAAATATCTTGTGATCAAAATGGCTTCAGCagtttttgaaagaactcaTGGATCTTCGGCAATGAAAATGATAGAAGGTAAATTGAGATGGGAAAGCAATAGAAAGTCTATTTTTGTTAGAAGCTGTGATAGTATGATTGAGTGGGGCTCTTCTGAACTCTTACAATGCTCCCGCTTGTCTGCTCCCTTCTTAAGACATTggtttcatttatgtattttctgaTTATTAAGAATGATGTTTCTAGGTCTATATAGTCAGAGTAAGTGGCCGAGACGTAGTAGATGCAGCTCTTTGCCTCAtgaatttggatattttgaagAAATCAATGGAGTTTGGTAATTTCATCCTTTCTGCTTGTCCACTTTTATTGCTttagggtcgtttggtaggatgtattagagaaaataatgCTTGTATTAGCTTTGGTATTACTAATCCCTTGTTTGGTACACTTTTTCAACCTATTTATAGCTAATGCAAGTTTTAGTTATACACCAATTTAACTAATACATAGCAAATCATGGTATTAGCAGTACCAACACTATTAATACATGCTAAGCATGGTTAAAAACAACATTGCCCTTGAAGTCCCTCAAAGCTAAAGAAtgtggagggtatttttgtaagCAAATAATGTTTTAGtaattatgcaatgcatgttaGTTTTGATAGACCACACCAAACATTCGATAAGAAATAATCTCAGCATAACTAATCCCAACATTACTAATACAACTTAATCAGTACTATTATTTGTATAcaccctaccaaacgacccctaaaggTAAAGGTTCTCCAGATTTGGTTGTTGATCtcccttcttctttctttgcttGTGCTTGGAATGAGAAGATCTTGTACAGAAAGATAATGGGAAGCGAAAAAAAGCAAAGCGTTTGGCGGAGCCTTCTTTCGTCGATTTATCAAAACCAAAAGAGCATGTTCAGAATGACAGCCATAGTGCTGTTGATTTAAATGTTTCACCTTCAGAGCACCGATCTGAAAATAACAGTGAAGATTTGGGTTCCGAGGTTCTAGAAGGTAAGGTGTACTCTTAATTGCAATGCTTATAAATGTTTCTGGAAACCATTATGATATACAGGGTCAATTGCAGGTTCGGATGTTACCAACCGCTTGCAAGCTAGTGAAATATGCTTTTCCGGGACATCATTTTTACATGATAATCCTCAAAAGAGCATATCTTGTAGGTAGATTGCGGAGGACTCTGACCATTCGTTTGAACTAACAAGTTCTATCATGAGAAGCTCTGTAGAAATacaacaaacacaacttataGGTTTTTGCGCTGAAGCATTTGATGAATATATATGTGGCAAAGGACTGGAATGAAGCAGAAGTTGACTCCTCAAAGTGAAGATCTTTTTTGGATGTATAATGCTTTTGACCTTATAACTTAAAAATGAGTTTTGTCTATTacaaaaaaaacttaatacCTTGTCCTATAGGCTTGAAAGATGTAATTTTGAGATGATAGCATATGATATGTACACTTTTGATATTTGTACATAGACGCACACAGGGATGTAGTTGCATATCGCACAATACTGATCAATGAATTTCTTTTATTCATTTGAAAATTACAAATTAGTCCGAAATACGAGGTTTACTTTAACTATCTCTCTTTTCGACGATATGCAGCTGGTGGCATTTATTTGACTTGAAGGTATCGATGATTTCATAAAAATGGCAGATGAGAAGACAATAGTTGAATTTGTAGTACTCACGGAAAATATTACTCCTCTGGATATAATGATTTTGTAAATTTTGGTCCGAAAGAAATATACGTAGTAACTACAATCCTTCACCTAAACGTGGTTAATCATTACATATTCCTGCCTTATTAAATCATTTAATCATGGTAAGTTAATATAACTTGGTGTAAACACTTGGTAGAATAATGTTTTACCCATTACCTCCTCCACCCGTAAAAATTTacctgtttggccataaaaattagtattcactttttctttttcgaaataatttttcattttatttaaaaatcagtGTTTCGCTGTGAAAATTTCAAATGCAACTTGAAGTTAGATTCAAACTTGAAAAACagcttaaaaaatattttccaactccatcttcataattcaaaataaaatattctcTCCTCTCCTTTGCAAAATGTATAACAAGAAACAGcttcattttcaaaattttcaaataaaattaaaaatatttgatttctaCGGCCAAAAGCCAACTATGTAAGTTTCATATCAGTTGTAATAATTAAAATAGGGTaaaaggtcaaaaatacccctctactttgtcTTAAGGGCTAAAAATACCCTCATACgaatttggattaaaaaaaccctcccgtcattaaagtttttaaatatatcccTGTTTTAATGGAAATTTCAAATCCCCAAAATAACTcgatttaatttttaaatccGCTTCATCATTTACGAATCGGATtcaaatgatggagcgggtttaaaaaatgaaattgggTTACTTTggggttataaaaattaaaatattgatACTAGACTTATTTTTTAGGCCTGCAACACTTCTCAACTTCTGTACTGGGTAACGTACCCTCACCTCATTctacaaccaaaaaaaaaaaaaaaaaatgaggtaaaGGCAATTCTTTTATTCAATTATTAGTATAGAGATTTCTGacggaaaaaagaaattaaaagtcCAGAGAGACGAACATATTAGAAATTTTAAGTTCCAAAGAGTGttcaaatacattttttttttgtacggaATGCCCTCAAAGGCactgatttttaatttttgcccctgaAATTGGTGATATTTAACTTTTGTCTTTCGCTAAAAATCGTTTGATTTCGGGTTCAAATCCCCActtagtcaaaaatttaaaaaataaattgtaagGTAGAATTTGGATTCACAAGACAAAACTTTGCCTCAAACTCTACTTGATCATGCAGAGTTTGAGGCAAACTCTGCCGTAAGTCAtagtttgaaactctgcctgatTAGATAGAGTTTGACTGCAAACTCTACTtgaaactatgccttaaggcaaacattttttttttgttttttttatttattcaattgaaattttgcaaaactctacgttaaggcctaacttttgcctgaATATGcttaattttgctacgaaattctgtcttgcaatttttttttattgagccaGAATTTGAACCCAAAACCTCGAATATtaggcaaaaaataaaaattaaagaccagtggctttgaaggacaatcctgcaaatgaCCCGTTGAAATATAGATCACCTTTAAAACAGAAATCCAAAGGGGATTTGCTAGTAGATCCTGAGTTCTAAGATTAGTTATGATTAGTAGAAGAATATTACTCCCTCCCTCCACCCCATATTAGTTGTTCACgttattataaatatttattccaaaatacttgttcatttacaaattcaagatAGAATTAGTCAAGTTTTTTTTACTTTGTCCTTaacaataattattttttaaagtaaccAATATTAATTAGAGTGCAGTTAATTGGAGAGACATAAAGGTAATGTAGTAAAAATACACATTTATTTATGAGTTCTTAACTGACACAGAAAGTTTGAAAAGTGTTTGACAAGAATATAGACTTTAGGAGTAATAACTCAATTAATATATCGGCAATCAAAGAAgttcatttatttaaaaataaccCAATTAATAGCTCAATTAGTAGAAGAATATTAATAACTCAATTAGATCTTAAAATATCAGCAATAAAAGAAgttcatttatttaaaaaagcACCGCTGGGTCAAGACTATTTGTCCTCTAATGCAACTTTtatcattaaaataaaataagaaaattaaaagatattattttttccgtctcaatttatgtgacatttttttctttttattcaattttgagaaaatgacAATTTTCTATATTTAACGTAATAATTTAATGTTGAACTttccattttatccttaatgattTATAACAACACAAATATCTATGCATTATTTTAGACCACAGATatcaaaaatcttcttttattttaaatatcttGCTCCGTCAAACATCTTCACATAAAATTATTACgattaagagcctgtttggatgagattaaaaaagtaaagataagccaaaaaaataagtcaatATGTCGCTTTTTTTAAGCTGTCAAACGCGTAACTTATTTTTTTGCGCttattttaaacataaaatgaCTTATAAATCACGCGCAATTCGCAGAATCTTCTTCTTTAAAGGCTTTAAATTTTTGGCTTCTTCATATTAAATCGCTTAAATTTCGCCTTCATTTAACACCCATAGCGTGCCAAAGTTCAACTCACGCCgcaaataaaatttttaaaaattgcacATAGCTTTTTTAATTTCGCGCCATTAATAAAGATACACCTTCATATGGAATTACACATTTACGCCGGACCAAGATACTCACGCCTGATGGCAGATTTTCAGATAAAGAGCCATTggacataactttgataattccttcacaaagttatgccatGGGGGTATACTTTTAATGGCAAACTTTACGCCGACTcaagataactttgtgaaggaattatcaaagtttaTAAATGGACCCTAAGATACTTATGCCGAAGTCTCATACTAcagtaaggcataagtatgccggtcccgtgataactttgataattccttaacaaaagtatgcttGATCCGCAGATAGcttaaatttaaacttgccttgcgaatttttttttttaaaattttgatccgCGTCAATGTTCAACCGGAACTCAtggggtgttagccgaagggcaaattttaaagatttcaaatatgagggacaaaatttaaagaccaccccaaacgaagggcactccgcgcaaaaaaatgtaaactgATCAGCCAAACAGTCAAACAAGTTATACTTAGGTAAATTTTTATTATGTGCCTTACCTGACACACACTAATAGCGGGAAGCGTTTTATCTTTTGcctaaaaaaagaaagttaaatgAGAGTACAGCTAAATGgcatttgaaattcaaaaaatccAAAGTGGAGCCAAACGagacattattatattatattgtccaCAAATCAAGGGTTAAAACAGTGGCTTGTTTGTCCGAtcatcttctttctcttttttggaATCTTgtctttttgaagaaaaatggtgGAATCAAAGAAGAAGATGTTAGCCTATGAAGAAAGCAGATTGAAGAGATTGGAAGAGAACAAGAAGAGAATGGAAGACCTTAATCTCACTAAGCTCGCTCAAGCTGTTCGTAATGCTACTTCCCCTAAGCCCTCTCCTGTAAGTGTCTTTTTTCTCTCTGTTTTATTCATTTGTAGCTCCAATAGAGCGGAATCGATATACATCACTTATATACCCGATCTTAAGCTAGCGTTTGTACATAGATTTGGTtgaaacttggaaaaaaaaaaatattggagaTGCATTTTAGTACCGGGGCCGGCTCGACTATAAGGCAAATAAAGCAATCGCTTggggcttcaatttttttggggACCCATTGTTCCCttaaatatgtattttatattaaatgttGCCTCAACTGaaagaagtttttcaaaattaaaattgataaaatcttatCTAAGATTAACAATGTTTCAAGAGAGATTGAATTAGCTATATTATCAATTTAAAAGGAGTTGTTAGAAtagattgattataaaacagtAATTAATGATTTCTCATCTAAAAAGGTTAGAAAAGtagattttaattaaaaaaataaaatatatgactattttttcttttaaaaaaatcaggGCGGGCCTCGGTTTGAAGTTTGGGTTTAGGCTCCAATATTGTTGAGACGACCAACATTTTACTTGAAATGAAGTTGAAGGTTTGTGagtagaaaatttgaaaaactagTCTAAATCACTTTTCGAAGCTTGAAAAATTCATCTTTAAAAACTGGTCACTTTTTATAACCAAACAATGTTttcgaaaatatttttgaaaaaagagtgAAAAACGATAGCTTAAATAGTTTGGGATTGAGATGTAGTTGATTGATTGGTTTATCGTGTCTTGATTTGCTTAAATGTGATTATGGGATGttagatgaagaagatgaagccGCGGGTTAAGCAGGAGGTGGATAAATCTACTGTGAGAAGGTCTAATCGTGTTGCTGATAAGCCTGCTCCAAACTATAGAGAAGTAAGCTATATTTCCTCTCTATGTTTCTTACTGCTATTTCCTTgggatttttgtttgttttcttgcTTTGTTCCCCAACCCCTCAGTATATCAACAGTCATTTTCACTAGCTTCATTGTGACTCCAATTCTCAACCAAGAAATGAGAGGTGGACGCATTGTTATCTATAGCCTGTTTGGATACGTTTTTGGGAggccaaaagtgtttttttttttttttttgggaaaaagtgcttgtttttaaaaagtgagTTGTTGGGCCAAGCTTTTAAACACTAATTGCAACTCAAAAGTGTTTTCCAAATTGATTAGTTAAACACAAACTgattgatgttttttttttttttttttttttttttgggaaaaagtgAGTTGTTGGGCCAAGTTTTTAAACACTAATTGCAACTCAAAAGTGTTTTCCAAATTGattaatcaaacacaaactgcttgcTTCTcaatacttttttgaaaaacacttttgaaaaaagctgtttttaaaaaaggtgattttagaagcttggctaAGCAAGCTATTGATTTgagatttttctcttttttctttatcttactGTGGGAAACTGGAAATGATTGCATACTGAAAAAAATGTGCTCAAGATACTATATTTGGTAATCTGAAAACTTCTCCAAATAAGTTCACAACTTTCAACATCTGATGCATATTTCCTAGTTGATCCGTAATAATCCGGATATATATTCAATAATACTATGCCACCATCTATTCATTATGTCCTGTTATTACTTCAAGCCTATGGGCTctctgataaaaaaaaattgtggttgtttttactttttatatcTCTTCAATATTTGATGTGTATAAGCGAATTTCTTGGTTGATCCGTTTCTCTTCTCCTATGATATATCCAGTAGTCCTCAGTAATACTATGCCACTTTGTATTCAGTATGGTGTAGTATTAGTTTCCTTCCAATTGATATCTCAGACAATTATGATCAAGTTCATTGATGTATTGTATCTCTTGATTCTGACAGGTTCCTGTTGAACCTATGGAAAGACCAAGGAGGTTTgactaaaaaatatatatttccgTTTTTTCTTGATCTCTTGAGTGATGCATCTATAGATAATCTGGGCCTAACATTATGACTTTTTGATTTATAGCTACCAGCGAAGGGATTTGTTAAATCGCGTATATGCAGCAGATGAAGATAGGCGGTATGCTATAGAAAGAGCAGAGCAGTTAGAATCGGAGATAGGTGCTGATTTCCCAAGTTTTGTGAAACCTATGCTGCAATCACATGTAACTGGTGGGTTTTGGCTGGTAAGTGAAAGAAAAATGATAAGCTCGCTGAATGGTATTCCCtgaaaagttataaagtttCTCACTTGGAGCTTTTTTCTGAAAGCTTAAGCACTGTTAAGAATGTACCACTTCTTTTTGTTACAGTTTTGTTGACCCAAACTAGTTTGTGATAAGGTATAGTTTATTGATCTCAAGTATGGTTCTTTTTAGGGTCTTCCTAATCACTTTTGCAAGAGACATCTCCCTAAACGGGATGAATATATCACCTTGATTGATGAGAATGGAGATGAATCTGAGACAAAATACCTTGCATTAAAGTCAGGGCTGAGTGGTGGATGGAGGGGTTTCGCCATTGATCATGAATTAGTTGACGGCGATGCACTGGTTTTTCAGTTGATTGCGCCAACAAGATTTAAGGTAGACTGAGCATGTTATGTACTATCATTGCATCTTCTTTTTACAAACAAATGCATTTCTAAATACATCTTGAATCTATAAATGTCCTCCCTAGTTGTGGGTTCTGAATCTTGTGTGACAGAACACTCCCAGATTTTTGAATCCTACTTGATATTTCAGGTTTACATCATAAGGGTTAACCAAGCGGAAGATTAGGAGAAGAAGGGGCACAAAATGTTATAGAATTGGTGCAGCATGAAATGAATCACGTAAGCAGTTGTAACCGCTAGTTCTTAGTACTAATTGTTAGTACAATATTTGGTACTAATGTTTTATTTTCGTGTGATTGGCAGGGAACAAGATGCAATTCACCTGAGTGTAGCTTTTGGGACTATCCTTCTCTCCGTAGATGTATGTTTATTAAAGAACTTGGAACTAGCATCATTGTAATTATTATTGCTGCTTGAACACTCCTTGGTTTATGACTTAGTACTAATGACGGCAAAGTTCTCAACTGCCAAAACTCAACCATGCAATTCGTATCGTGCTGTAGTTTTGTTTATCCTGTAGCTTTTCCTCGTAGTTTACAGGATGTATTTAGTCAATAGTTATTATTTATCTAGCACTAGTATTTCATTAATTTACGGGTGTTTTATTTTGTCAGAAAATCCCATGATAGTTAGCAATATGTTGTCAACTGATGGAATGATATTACGAGTTAACAATATCTAGGGTGCCactatatattttatacaatttgTCTGGTTGTAAAGAAGCTACATAACACAACAGATACTATTTGTTTAGTAAGAGCAAGATTAGACAATAGGAACAGCAAGAGTGTAGGAAGAATGTTATCTTATCATAGATTCAACTTAGTTCTCCAGGCTCACTAGTTCTTAGACCTTCCTAGAAGGTGGCCAGGACTTTGAGTATTCTCTTAGGTGTACTGATCCTTTAGTTGGTATGGTAATATTTCTTgttattgccaaaaaaaaaaaaaaaaaaaaaatatctagaccaaaaagaaatgatattaagacttaaCAATAACCACTGCACGATAGATTGATAAACATGAATAAAGTGGGTGTTCTGAGAAATTTAAAGGAAGATTGAAATACGAGCTGGAAAGTCTCttaatttcatgtattttcaaCATAAACAGGTTGAAACAAAACAGTCACCTTATGACAGGGGAACAAGTTCGAGTAATGTTGTACCGAATGATTATCACAGTTCCTCTGTTTTGTCATTGTACAGAGCACCTAACACAACAACAGGGCTATACTCTCAGAAGTGTTATTACGGCATCTTTAATTCTCTTTGGACTCTGATATAGTTGGTCTGTACCTATAGTTTTGCAAGTTGTTGAGCGTATTTTGGGTCAATGCAAACAACAACCTGCAAGGTTTTCCACATCATGAAAACGGATAGTAAGAATTAACGAAAGGCTGAAAACAATAGAAAACAAGAACAATGAAAATAACTAAACGCCCTTCTCCCATACCTTTCCAGCACTTTTACCAGAATGAAGGTACTCAACAGCATCGGCAACTGAATGTAGGCCAACAAATTGTTTGGGATCTATGGCAATCTTCGAAACATAGATGACAGAAAATTGTTACTTTTATCAGCCAAACATAAGATAAATTCATGAGTGGGTGGATAATAATCAGCTCTTTAACAAATCCAATTCAACTTCTTCAAGAAATTTGATCTGGCAGATATACCAACCTTAAGCTTTCCAGAAGAGAAAAGATTAACCAGTCTATCCAAATGCTCTTGCCATAGGTGAGCATATTGTATCAGGAAAAATCCAGCCTGAGAACAAACTCAAACAACCAAATTAGCCAAAGATATAAAGATACCATACACTTGAAAAAGCCTGACATCCAGACAGAGGTAAGCATGCTTCTGTAAAATATTACAGATAAATTAAACAAGATGATCACAAGCAGTGTCAAAATCCTATTTAAGATCCACAAAAGAAGAGTTTCTGACCACAAATTCCAAATCTCTTAGGAAATCAAAGAAACTTCTTTACTGACGACAACTGCGAAATTGTGTTCAGCCCCAAGAAGTTAGGTGACTGGTGTAGGATTCCTGTTTAAGCTCTTTATCCTACTCCAATATCTGTGTTTCCATTGCAGTGGGCACTCAAAGCTTCACCACTCACTGACTTCATTC encodes:
- the LOC132064894 gene encoding B3 domain-containing protein Os03g0184500-like isoform X1; the protein is MEDNRNLISSVKPVKKKCKEGQQKVKTHKHKATSHSSASTSTQTDPKPKIKTVELDRKKMVPKKPRSVKSKEKEVKSNHPTKAESHSNKRKGSKRTRMNDLYDDVEAKYSVLERAERVLSSLADEFPSFGKCMLPSNVAHGFWLHLPKSFCNMHLPSHDTTVILVDEWGNEYKTSYLLERNGLSAGWRGFSISHRLIKGDILIFRLIEPCKMKVYIVRVSGRDVVDAALCLMNLDILKKSMEFDLVQKDNGKRKKAKRLAEPSFVDLSKPKEHVQNDSHSAVDLNVSPSEHRSENNSEDLGSEVLEGSIAGSDVTNRLQASEICFSGTSFLHDNPQKSISCR
- the LOC132064895 gene encoding B3 domain-containing protein At3g19184-like — translated: MVESKKKMLAYEESRLKRLEENKKRMEDLNLTKLAQAVRNATSPKPSPMKKMKPRVKQEVDKSTVRRSNRVADKPAPNYREVPVEPMERPRSYQRRDLLNRVYAADEDRRYAIERAEQLESEIGADFPSFVKPMLQSHVTGGFWLGLPNHFCKRHLPKRDEYITLIDENGDESETKYLALKSGLSGGWRGFAIDHELVDGDALVFQLIAPTRFKVYIIRVNQAED
- the LOC132064894 gene encoding B3 domain-containing protein Os03g0184500-like isoform X2; amino-acid sequence: MEDNRNLISSVKPVKKKCKEGQQKVKTHKHKATSHSSASTSTQTDPKPKIKTVELDRKKMVPKKPRSVKSKEKEVKSNHPTKAESNKRKGSKRTRMNDLYDDVEAKYSVLERAERVLSSLADEFPSFGKCMLPSNVAHGFWLHLPKSFCNMHLPSHDTTVILVDEWGNEYKTSYLLERNGLSAGWRGFSISHRLIKGDILIFRLIEPCKMKVYIVRVSGRDVVDAALCLMNLDILKKSMEFDLVQKDNGKRKKAKRLAEPSFVDLSKPKEHVQNDSHSAVDLNVSPSEHRSENNSEDLGSEVLEGSIAGSDVTNRLQASEICFSGTSFLHDNPQKSISCR
- the LOC132064894 gene encoding B3 domain-containing protein Os03g0184500-like isoform X3, producing MEDNRNLISSVKPVKKKCKEGQQKVKTHKHKATSHSSASTSTQTDPKPKIKTVELDRKKMVPKKPRSVKSKEKEVKSNHPTKAESHSNKRKGSKRTRMNDLYDDVEAKYSVLERAERVLSSLADEFPSFGKCMLPSNVAHGFWLHLPKSFCNMHLPSHDTTVILVDEWGNEYKTSYLLERNGLSAGWRGFSISHRLIKGDILIFRLIEPCKMKVYIVRVSGRDVVDAALCLMNLDILKKSMEFDLVQKDNGKRKKAKRLAEPSFVDLSKPKEHVQNDSHSAVDLNVSPSEHRSENNSEDLGSEVLEGSDVTNRLQASEICFSGTSFLHDNPQKSISCR